DNA sequence from the Plodia interpunctella isolate USDA-ARS_2022_Savannah chromosome 19, ilPloInte3.2, whole genome shotgun sequence genome:
AGTTTTCTGCATGTGACGTCATACGAAAGTTATTTTTAGGTAAGGGTCAGTTTTGTTAGTGTTGTAAAAATAAGCATTGAACACTCAAGCTATGCAGGTGTTTCAGGCCACGTGTTTGACTACATTTTCTAATGGAAATCCTTACTTttaatactttctaataataatatttgtcatgttcaatatttgtttatttataatgtactttgagagcgaggctcttgtcgTTGGAATTCCTTCCATTGTTCTGCAAAGTCAACTCCTTTACTTCCTGATACgccatttacatatttatttaataaaaattgatagaAATGGGATGGTGGTTTTTGTGTGTGGTTTGACACAAACTTAAAGTGTCTTATATTGTAGGTGACCTTAGCCCAGTACAGGGCCAAGGTGATGGAGCTGCAAGGCACGGAGACAGCCCTACGAGGCCAGCTGGGAGTGTACACGGACAAGTATGACGAGTTCCAGAACGCTTTGGTCAAGAGCAATCAGGTGTTTGGGGGCTTTAAGGAGCAGATGGAAAaggtctttattttttttatgtgaaaacttctttagcggcgttgtgcactttttgtgatgggtgaaaaatgttaaactgccgtcaggacacgtgaccctgattgaaaattcgtaagacatcaaaaatgcacaacgttattaatattcaagttttcattttTGCCGGCACTGCCGGAGtgcaacacgttttttttatctaacaGATACATAGacatagaaaactatagactTGGTCAGTTTTCCTCATACAATAAAGAGAAATCTTTATTGAAAGTACTTTAGTTTTCTTGTCTTTGAACAGATAACTAATTGACACCATTTTTACAAGGCACCTCTGGtcatacaaaaagaaaaatgttttctaaaatattttttttaatactagtGTTAAGCCTGAGTTCTTTCTCTCTTTCCCACATATAAGGATTTTCCACTTCCTCTCATCTATAACTAATAAACTACTTCCAGATGTCAAAGAAGATCAAGAAACTGGAGAAAGAGTCCCTCTCATGGAAAAAGAAGTGGGAGACCTCGCAGACTGCACTATTGGACATGTGCGGGGAGAGGCAGGCGAGTGAGGAGCGGGCGGCCGCGTCGGCTAGACAACTGCATCATATGCAAAGCCTGTGCCGTACACTACAGGTATTGAGCCtaatacatatacttacatatatacaaaaagtaaatatacaaattacatatatgtatacataatatacttacatacaaaatgaCAGATAAAAAGGGTTGCCtcctcaatttattttattcgcaGTTGATATTAACATTACTTATGCTTTTACAAGTTCTTATTTAGTTgacctgtcccgatgtttgtttgtttgtctatctgtaatcaaattttgcaagttCAATTTCagctatttttcttttgttttcatgACAATGCACATACATTACAATGACACCATAATAATGTTGGTGCGCCAAGGAACGggtcccgacgagggaactacTCAACAGTTTACTTCATGGATATGATTTTCATTTGTCACGCGTCGAATGCGTCAAAATCTCTCTGGcgaaaatatcattttgtaaaacaacttttcctgtatataatttgtttttctctATTTGCAATAAAGACTTAACAAACAACACAAACTTTTTCGATTGATAACATTGTATCGTATGTGTGTCGTTAGGGCGAGCGCACACTTCTGTTAAACACGCTGAAAGAGAACAACATCGCGCGTCCCGCTCTGCCGCCGATGCCGGCGCTGCCGCCGCCGCAGCCGGCGTCCTCTCCTGCCAACAACGCCAAGGTTGGTAGATATCTTAATTCTTTTGCCAAAATATCAAGTTTTAAAAAGAGATTGAATCAATACACTTTATATAATTGTCTTTCTTAATACTTTAGCTATATTTATCACCAGCTGTACTCCGTGGCAACGCTCTTGTGGCAATTTCAGGATTTCTTCATCATAAATGTGACAACCatacatagaaatatatttttttaaattgaatctGTAATTCCAGGGTTGACATCagtatgttttaactaatcgtacaaattttaactatagataataatgcaacacaaataattaaacataattaaatctGTTTCATCACCAGGTCGACGCGATGGCAGCCAACTGCGCACAACTGCGCCAAAGTCTTGCGCATCTACAAAGCCAATTGAACGTCCTCACAAACAATAAGAATGCAAACACCAATGCTACTCCCAGCGTGACCCCAGAAGTCCCAGAGCCGCCCAAACCAGAgaacacaaaacaaaagaaatctAAATCGAAGAAAAACAAAGCCGAAAAACAGGCACAGAAAGCTGCTCAAGacaaaatagaagaaaaagaagtcGGTGAAGAAAGTAATGCCAAAGAGAATATAGTAGATGAAACCACTGCCAACGGAGAAGAAAGGACTAATAGTCAAGCTGATCACATAGAAGAAGCTGTTAATGGACAAGAAGCTGAGAATGGAGAAGAAACTGATAATAAAGAAAGTCCAGAAGAGAAAGTAGATGATAAAACTCTAGAAACACTAATACAGGCAATCAATAGTGCAAACATCAATCTTTGTGATTTGGAAGTCATAAATGATGACAATGGTAACATTGACAATATAGACGAGTTAGATATCAAAGTTACTAGTGAGGAAAATGGCCAAAATGATTCaagtatgaaaattattgaaattactgAAGAGAAGTTAAATATTGTAGTGCCAGTTGTCGATACGAAATTAACGTCCAATGAAGAGGTGCAACAAATACCTGAAGTGAAATCTATAGCTGGTGACAGTGCATAAACAAGGTCAATTAGTGTTTGAACGATTTTCTAATAATTCAGTGTCAATCaatgagtttttttataagtgtttAGTATTACGGCCATTGCTCATGTGGAAATGACGCCTCTATTTCTGACACAATTATGATCGTAATgggaataataaatttaaattcagattAGATagatacattacattacatacagaCATTACAGATTGCACTGCTAGCATTTGgtgttttgacattgacaagtCTTCTAAAGCATGATATGTGAATGATGTAGCCATAACATAAGAAAATGCTTGTTTGTACTCTATGGCAACTCATGGTTCATTAAATGCATAtgcaatatattaaatacatatatatcaattattatcatcatagAACAGTAGAACCACGTTTATAAGTTAACTCGGCATTGTTCGACGCCGCAGAATAGTACAACCGACCGCCGACTCTGGCCGAATGAAAACATTAGTGAAATAACGGACTTATTGCTACTACATAAGGTTTTAAATCCAAAAACAACAGGAGTCGTGCTATCTCGCTCATAATAATTGTACAATATTACACTTGAGGGCAACTGCAGACATGGCGCGAACGTGTTAGCCAATAGCGAACGGTTTTGTTCACGCGTCCAAATGGCGCACTACGATTGGCGCAGATATCTTCGCGCCATGCAAAAAATTGATTTCTGCGCAGGTACATCGgtgtaacttataaaagtgGTAGTACtgtatacaattattatataataatcatcataataatttgtGAAGCAAACAAATAAGAATGATTGAACAATTTATCTTACAATGGCTGAAAAAGATATACAATTTAGGTTTCAACACTTAATGGCTAAGGAAGTATTTAGGAAACGTGGAAATTACAGTAATTGGCTGAGAAAAATGATCATGAAATACTTGgttattgttttgattttttttagcaCAAAAAATTGTTGATTATTTCAACAGGGGCGTCATTTCGACATGTGTGTACTTTTCTTATGTTGGTCTCAATTTCTTGTGTGATTTTCGTTTGTTATCAACTTGAATCAATTAGAATCTGAAGTGCCTAAACTAATGTCTAGTCAGATATTTGTCACTACAGGGTTACTTGTATAACATTAACTTTTTGCACAGTAGTTACATATGTTATACAGGGTGGTAggttaaactttattattcatGAAAATAGAGTATGATTAGAgtcaaaaatctattaataaaaataaaaacgtccGATTCAATTATCTACACGCCATACACTGGTACGACTTAATCAGGAGTAATGTTTTGATATCTGTGATCCGGGGGAGTACGATAGAAAACACGTTTAATTACCATCAAAACTAATcgaatattagtttttataattgtatgacCAATTTAAGGGTTCGAATtcgtatgtaaattataataatctttatccTGACACTCTGCATAACAATGTTGGTTTTTTAACATACTAATCATATAGGGTTACTgatatcaaacgcaaaacctaaAGACTctttgggtacatcaaaataaGCATGATtcgatagttttttttattcatataaaaaaacaatctaatttgcgattctatacatcttaactctatgttacATGCCAAGCAACACAAGACTacacagtagcgttatgtagcggaatcgaacatagaggtaacgttttatagatacgacattaaaactaaaagaagGAGAAATTGTTGTTACGTTtcgacaaaagtcgtagaacaaaagatgttagtctctctGTACCTTAATGCTCCTTTGGAAAGCTATGcattagataccagtaaccctgtatatagcCTATGCCCATACTGACATTCTATTCTACGtattggtgaaagaatttattaaatcgTTGCAGTAGTTCCGCAGATTACCCCCTACATATAAACATGCACacttcctctttataatattagtatgaaaatatggataaagaaaaaaagtttttgttttttgttcaAGATTTGATGGGCTATACCTATGTGGAATTATCAATTACAGATCGGCTACGTTGTTGTCAGCGACTGTAGCGCtgcccattgctcagtcgtgctcctaTGCGACAAAGCAACACGTCGCGGCTCCGTTTTTTCTATAGCTTGCTTTTGACACcattgacgtacgtcgaatctccatacaatttctgcgtcaAAAAGATCACGGAGCGCAATGTGGCAATGTGGTTCTTATGTGGCGAggactttaaatttaatttttcggCGTTGTTTGTAGAAAGTTGTCCAATCAcggatttttattgttttacaagtaaCCTTGTATAATTTCGGTGCAGTTTTGTCACagtattttattgatagtGTTTCGTATAAGTTTTTCTATGTTATAATAGTCCCCGTTGTTAATTTTGACATACAATATGGCTGCAAATGATGCCACATTTCGTTTGACCTATCATTTCTATTTTAGATTTGGATATggataaagttaaatattcaTGATAACATGAAGAACCAATCTTGCAAAATTATGTAGAATACAAATGTAtcacatttttcataaatatatgtcgggaaaatatacaatacttgtatgaaaaaatgctaaaaataataattatttcgaaaaatatttatgattattctgatttcatatttatcaacggtatgatataaaaattatgtaaattaatcaaCCACCAGTAACGTAGCTATTGGTAAGACTAGACGAATCGGTGCACCCGGCACTTATGAGCCCTTGGACCAAACAATGACCTTTATAATTTTGCCAATTGTAAATCATTTGATACTAGAAGTGGGTTTACGCCCAATATTTGCCCGCTATTGGCCAGTTTTTGATCAAATAGTGGGCGTAAACCTGTTTATGTTtgatacaataaaatgaattaaaaaagacACTGATTTAACAATAGGATAAGGTTAGCTACGCCACTgaaaaccaatttaaaaaatatacgaattATTGATGCCTTGGGCtattttaataagattaattaaaacatattgaaTAATCATAATGCGtagtttaactttattttgaagtgTATTTTGTTACCACTGAAATATTGTGCATTTGTTTTCACAAAAAAGACTATTTGCGCTGGTATTTTGATAAGGAGTCAACTTTATTACCCAATCGTTATGTgacttaagttttttttaatacatttagattttgtaactgaatgatttgttttgttatttgttgtcTTACTAGAGAACCGGGCAGGCTTCGTACGGGTGCGATTTATGcataattttcatgaaaatgtcCTATCCaatagtgaaaaccgcatcggAATCTGCAAAGTGATTTAGGAAAGGTAGGCGGAGTTTAGAAAACCTAAGTCCTCGTGTGCACCAGAGGCCAGAGGTGTTTACTCCGTGTTGTCATGGGACTGAGCCTGTCTTTCTGAATGAAATGCCATTTTCCATGTTAGCATTTTTCATTagccattaaaaaaataaaaatccgtatattatataaaattttaatcaagaCGACgagaaattacattaaaaataggtacatattctTTTTCATTGTATAATTACTTCTTGCCAGTTCGTTATTAACGTTTTTCAAATGTATCAATCCAATTTCCAAATTAATTTGCTAGATGCAAGCGGGATGCAATATCTCGTGACGGCACAAGACTTATCCAAGCCTGAATTACCTAAATTCTGAAGTAATGAGAATAAAACCGTTGTCTGGCCATTTTTTGTGACTATCTCTATAGGACGCGCCGCTCACGAAGCGCGAAAAGAGGCGTTATGCAGTCTTCGCTGAATGCAATTTTATGCTCATTTTCACCCTTTGTTCTAAGTTTCTTCGAAGGAACAACCGATGACacgatacctacctacttgttTTTAAAGGACGTACCTAAGCTAAGGGATCCGATGTGATTATATTgggtttataataaaatcactttGTGCTTTGGAggataaagaaagaaagaaaacaaaagaaaaactttattcggcaaaaaatttacatacctAAGTAGTTAGGCGTACAGTTTGCTTATAATCCCAGCTGAGTTGTATGTTATGACTCAGAAGCCATAACGCTGATTTTCTTTTCAGCTGACTTTTGAGATTGACTGAGAGGCGAAAATAAACTTGATACTATTTCTATTAAACTATTACTTATACTATAACACTTAAATCCTATTTGAAATAagcaatatttatagtacacTTAGAGATAGGTATGATGGCCATTTCCGGAGCGTAAATGGACGTGTCGTGCCAAATCGCTAGAATGGAGTCCAAAGCGCCGGCTTCTGCAATGGAGACCACGAGTTCACACCAAACCACATGCGGACCCAGACAGAATGGCTAAAGCTTGATACTGCCAACGTTACCTACCATTCATAATTagatataaattcataaaatacctGAGCAATTCACAGCACTTTTAAATCCTATCTTATTGGTTGGGATAATATGGTGACTTTGCCACAAATACGTTTGTCACTTTCGTATATTTAAAGTCAGCCAGTAGTCTGTAATGTCTTTTTGAGACATaggtactatataatttaaaagttgacttgaaaagtgtctgtgaaggtctaattttactttttatggtGGTTAAGGACCTAAATCCTCGTGGTTCGATTGATCGACCTACGCGATCGAGCTCCGCGGCCGGACTTTTTCTCAGTAAAGTTTCTAAATTATCTCATTTATTACGTATAAGTAGACCTGACATAAGTACCTAGGTGTGTACTTGTATTACTTAACTACAAAGAATCCCTACCTTTCTTAGCGAGAAATAGCTATGAAAATACTacatatgtattgtattagTGTCAGCTAACCTATAATTACTAACACCTTCCGAGTTCCGTTCGCCCGGTCACAAACCATAATGCCGGCTCCAAACTATCGCGGAAAAGTTCACGAAATTTTGACGgtttcggcatacattgctggtttttcattgcagtatATAAAAGTACTCATAGAAACTACGCAATGGTCACGCATTCACGTCAGCGTTCGAGgttagtgtggagccggcataaaaatacagaaacgCAGACGTTTCATAAAAATGCGTGCCACACGTAATTTTGCGCAACTGATTAGGtgtaaacaaactttattcacattttaCCGATATTGTTCCTTGTTGTATTGTGAAATCATAATTACAATGAATGAAAAGTATACAATTTGTGAAAATTGATTCAAGTTTGTCGTAATACCTTTGATTAGACTCTTGTCTATAGGTAGACGTACAAAGTTACCATGCAAAGTTAAGAATACGTATTGACGTAGACTAGACGTACCTTTGTCAAACTACCTGGTACTTTATCCCATGAGTCATAATTATGATCTAAGGACTACTTTGGACAAGCTTAATCTGCGTGATTGATATTTTGTTCCTCTATTTATctttgataacattttttctaAACCATTACCTGCCTGCAATACCTACAATATTTTCctgcatacctatatttaattcTGATGATTGAACTGATGATCGAGCCAGAAGGTGGCTATTAGAACTGTAATAAAGCGATGCACTTCAACCAGTTATATTTagtctttatttaaaagaaaaatgaataCGTAGTTATGTAGCGTGACTCcccttttttaaaaaatgctacTACGAATGAAAATGAGGAAGATTTAgagaaattacaatttatttccattcCTTACGTTTTGTTTCGgctattttatttgacagaCGAAAGGCAgacattaataaaagaaaataaaggaaataatatAGTCACCGAGGAATGAGTGACGgttttgataataaaagcGATTCGTTACAAACAATATGAATTTCATAAACAGTCGGACGTTGATCAACACCACGTGATTGTTGCTAATCCAACATCAACGCGTGACGGTGTTGCCAACAACTGGAGctgtgaaatttaattatatttttatcgtggCATATCAACTGAGGTCCTGTGTGAGTTGATCGTTGGGGATCTAGTGTCTAATAAGTTATATAGTTCTTTATACCAGAAGAATTAACAAAATCGTCTGTCAGCGCTTCGGTTCCTTTCTTGGTCGTCAAGTGTGCGAGCCTATGGtggctttcttcttttatctTTTCTACTTTACACGAACTTGGACATCTTTATGGGcattatcgccgaactcggacaggtGCCGATGTGTATatatgcatgaacattgcgtagtttgtattcAATGAGTGCTTTTTTtcccgcaatgaaaaaccagcaatgtataccgaatcaaCCAacgtttggcaaactgttcgacgacattGTGGATTCGGCATTAGGtgtcagaccattgacatAAAAATCATCCTCGTGGCCTCATGCGACAACAAAAacgtacttattaaattatataatccaAAAGACGACAGAAGCACTTATAATTGTCACAAAAAAGGAAACAGAAATCTCCTGCTGGCGTGATCGGATAGCTTTTGACGATATCCTTTTGTTTTCGTCGCACGTTTCCGAAAGCGAGGTTATTGTTGAAGATTCACAAATGATTTTGTAGAAATCTAACAAAACGCGTAACTGATctaaatataatcattttgATGCTAAACCTTTCTGAAAAAGTTAGTAATGTTGCTAAATTGGAATAGGCGTGagcatttaaattataatacttaagtatatagtactttttaaaaaccGATTTCTGTGTTATTTACAATCTATTCTTGGTGTAGACGTGGAGAGAATCAGGATAAATTAAGCCAAATATAAGCTGTTTCACTGTTGCTATACAATATCTCGAATTTCTCACAGCATCATTGGATTTTATGAAGAAATAGAATGCGCAAACATTTTCCTAGAATTTCAAGCTTCAAGCGTCGAAAGTGTCGATCTTTTCGACTTACCCTCTCTCTCCCTTAGCTGTAaggcgtcggagcccaggaacCGCAGTAGTATCGACACATATGATGATTTGTTTTAGCTGCTGCctcattatttttagaaaatgattagttattaaaatacttacccTTTACTTTAGTACCTTAATCTTTACGCGTATttacatttagttttattgtggAATATTATTAGGCGAACCGCATATCTGTTTTCTTTGTATCATGTCATGACTGACGATCGtcgtcattatgtggaatgaaacacacgagaattagtaggtatctaatataaaaaatctaacttTAAAAGTTATTGAAGTATGTTGCTAGATACCTAAGTATGCCCATTAGACAAGGTTTCAAGTTTTCAGTAGTACTAGGTTAGTGTCCAGTTTATTTAGCCTCGACACAGCAGATAAGgatggaaaaaataacaaaaaactgAGGAAAGAATGCCAAATTGTGTAACAATTGATACGTTTACGGACAATATTGAGGCttgaatacaattttacgGTCAGTGTGTAAACGTGATTTATAGATATTGAAATAGTATTTACGGTTTTAATAATACGTTAGGTAGCGTCCGCCCGCGATGTCGCCCgtgtaaattttccacgggaattCCATGTAGGTGGAAAAGAGGTGGAGGCAAACAGAAGGCAGTTTTACCTAACTTAATTTAGCTTTaagacaaaaaattttttttttttcaccatgCGGCGGACATGAGTCACACAGTAATCAAGTCTACATCACGAAATAGTTTTCGCAATTTAATGTACAGTTTcgctaataaaaaagttaaagttacAGGGGAAGCACCTTTAGGAAATATCGGAAATCATATAACCGCAAaagtaaaacttaattttatgaaatattgacATTCACCGGGCAAATCCAACTGACTGTCAAACCAGACTGTGTCTCTATAAAAACGGGGACTTTCATAAGCGGTTAGTTAACTCCGCAAAAAGTTATTTGCATTTAACAATAAGTAGTTATACGCTGCGTAAGAAAAACGTACAAAACACAAAATCTCTGGGCCAAGGTCCGCCACTTTCCTTTATTTAGGTTTAGGTCACACACCCGGTTAATTTGAGGCGATTACTCCCCGCACACCAGTGccacattattattgttttttttttattttatggggaaaatttaaaaagtcacGTCAGGTTACTGACCCttatgttagcaataacacactcgttactagtttaaaataaaattaacagatTGTACCaaactatatacttatacataaagaattttgatagaaagtattatagttttaggAGACTAAAATATCGATTAAGTCTACTGTGACCATATTATGTAATGGAGAACTATACCTAACACGTTCTACTGAAATTCgttatctatatattgtgatttatttatagtgtggcataatctgttaaaatattttttttaattttcgctaactaataaaagaaaataaagatggcgctagtgtgcagggAGTATAATCGCCTTGATCCTCGTCGGCTGTTTTTGCCACTATCGCTACGTAGTTGATGGATCAAGGTCAAAGGGGAATGACCTCCCATTTTTGATCGGGATTGTGGAATGAAATTGAATctcctgttttttttttcttactataATTAGATTATTTTCCTAGGATACTTTTAAACTAGACACTTTATATTGTTAGGCAGGTagatacctatataggtatctacatatttcatagttttaaaacttataatatctttaatgaaaatgttctTCTTTGATCATCTAACGGCAATATAATCTTGTGCTAAAAcgattattttgttacaaaagcACCATTTGGACtgtttattatctccaggTTTGAAgggtaatatttaaaaaaaatactgtttaaaATACCTTAATGCTATATATCCTGTCATAATGTCTGTCGTTAgcatgaatttttgaatttccGTTCTGTAACACGTACCAGATTAAacattagtttaattttaaaaaaactgaattgAAACTATCTAATCATccaggaaaaataactgttcccgtggataatttacgcgagcgaagccgcgagtaAACCGCTagttaatactataaaataaattgtaacgttctgtttgttacctcttcacgctgtaTCTCccacaaccaatcttcttgaaattttgcatacatgaagtatgaagaaggacatagggtacctttcgtCACGGAAATatactgctcccgtgggaaatttacgcgggcgaagctgcgggaaaaagctagttgcGCCCTAACTATTTTTAATCGTATTATTGTTAAAGGTATTTATAGCTATTTGCAAATCATTCAAGTTTTCTACACCATTTACTGTCACTATTATTAATCTCGATTCCACCAATAAGCCTACTGTCCTTCTAAACATGGCCTTCAAGAcgtttatatacctacttacgtaGGTACCAACTTTACTGGACTTATACTATAGCGGCTGTCtaagcttcgctcgggtaaaaccatttAAGAAAGTCGCCTAtgccaaatttaattaaaattggtccagttcaaatttcaaattcaaaagttctttattcaatttaggatgatatacatcaatacatcacttattgacgtcaagaAATTAcctaaactaagtctactgccgacttccaaagcgcaggtgaagaagaagcggcgcaacaaacttcaccgcagccttttctccatgTCCTTTCtccgtcaattaacaaatgtaggtcttatgtgttatttttgaGTGTATTGATTACAAACAAGAATACTAATCTTGGTGAtacaacatttcaaaaatgcaattttcatTGTCGAGGCCAATTTTGAAAGGGTCCAAATCGAAATAAGGGCAGTGATTGTTGTTGATaagtaaaatactatttatcttctgttttaataaatacgaaagaacacacacacataagTTTTG
Encoded proteins:
- the LOC128678209 gene encoding gamma-taxilin is translated as MEAAGENISKENPENVLPENNNEEKTSTPPPQLGQKKSKKEDKKKDDKNLEQLMKSLNSLPTIEEKFSMVCKKHIQSTEDLKKMQFYIKQSDKRYAMLLKEKEQLQHEFNKTILVKSKLENLCRELQKQNKAIKEESLLKIREEEERRKETQAKFQNTLSEITTLLQQNNEKNAKLRDDNISMSEKFKSVVQQYQLREQQVDKMAKQMALESQLSDAKLQKASLEHQAERERLVAEMEQLKVTLAQYRAKVMELQGTETALRGQLGVYTDKYDEFQNALVKSNQVFGGFKEQMEKMSKKIKKLEKESLSWKKKWETSQTALLDMCGERQASEERAAASARQLHHMQSLCRTLQGERTLLLNTLKENNIARPALPPMPALPPPQPASSPANNAKVDAMAANCAQLRQSLAHLQSQLNVLTNNKNANTNATPSVTPEVPEPPKPENTKQKKSKSKKNKAEKQAQKAAQDKIEEKEVGEESNAKENIVDETTANGEERTNSQADHIEEAVNGQEAENGEETDNKESPEEKVDDKTLETLIQAINSANINLCDLEVINDDNGNIDNIDELDIKVTSEENGQNDSSMKIIEITEEKLNIVVPVVDTKLTSNEEVQQIPEVKSIAGDSA